Proteins from a genomic interval of Sulfurimonas sp. HSL3-2:
- the nuoD gene encoding NADH dehydrogenase (quinone) subunit D, whose product MQQQNRLRPFFENITFDRDDNEMILNFGPQHPSAHGQLRLMLHLQQEMIVKAHPDIGYLHRGMEKMAENMIYNEFMPTTDRMDYIASSSNNYGFALAVEKLIGLEVPRRAKVIRMMLLEMNRLMSHLFWLATTALDIGAMTVFLFAFREREHLMDLIEDYCGARLTHAAIRIGGVPLDIPDNFIADLRTFLDKLPANIKDYEDLLDSNRIWRMRMEDVGVISKEMALSWGCTGPMLRASGVAWDIRKEEPYELYDEVEFKVPVSDKGDNFARYRIYMEEMRQTAHILYQTIDMYEETVKNNQTELMAHAPKYISAPKLDIMTQNYSLMQHFVLVTQGMRPPVGEVYIPTESPKGELGYFIHSEGGPYPYRLKLRAPSFWHTGILTDLLPGHYIPDVVSIIGTTNIVFGEVDR is encoded by the coding sequence ATGCAACAACAAAATAGATTAAGACCGTTTTTTGAAAATATTACGTTTGATCGTGACGACAATGAGATGATCCTTAACTTCGGGCCGCAACACCCGTCTGCGCATGGTCAGTTACGTCTTATGCTTCATCTGCAACAAGAGATGATCGTAAAAGCACATCCGGATATCGGATATCTTCACCGCGGTATGGAGAAGATGGCTGAAAACATGATCTACAACGAGTTTATGCCGACAACAGACCGTATGGACTATATCGCATCAAGTTCGAACAACTACGGATTTGCTCTTGCAGTAGAGAAACTGATAGGTCTAGAAGTTCCTCGCCGTGCAAAAGTTATCCGTATGATGCTTTTAGAGATGAACAGACTTATGTCTCACCTTTTCTGGTTGGCTACGACTGCACTTGATATCGGTGCTATGACAGTGTTCCTATTTGCTTTCCGTGAGCGTGAACATCTTATGGACTTAATAGAAGATTATTGTGGTGCGCGTCTAACTCATGCGGCTATCCGTATCGGTGGTGTTCCATTGGATATTCCGGATAACTTTATTGCGGATCTAAGAACATTCTTGGACAAACTTCCTGCAAATATCAAAGACTACGAGGATCTTCTTGATTCTAACCGTATCTGGCGTATGAGAATGGAAGATGTAGGTGTGATCTCTAAAGAGATGGCACTTTCTTGGGGATGTACTGGGCCTATGCTTCGTGCTAGCGGTGTTGCTTGGGATATCCGCAAAGAGGAGCCATATGAGCTTTATGATGAAGTAGAGTTCAAAGTTCCTGTTTCTGATAAAGGTGACAACTTTGCACGTTACCGTATCTACATGGAAGAGATGAGACAAACTGCTCATATCTTGTATCAAACGATAGACATGTATGAAGAGACTGTTAAAAACAATCAAACAGAGTTGATGGCTCATGCACCAAAATATATCTCTGCTCCTAAGCTAGATATCATGACTCAAAACTACTCTTTGATGCAGCACTTTGTGCTTGTCACTCAAGGTATGCGTCCTCCTGTAGGAGAGGTTTATATTCCGACTGAATCACCAAAAGGTGAACTTGGATATTTCATACACTCAGAGGGCGGTCCATATCCGTACCGTTTAAAACTTCGTGCGCCGTCTTTCTGGCATACGGGTATTTTAACAGACTTACTTCCTGGACACTATATTCCAGACGTTGTTTCAATTATCGGTACGACTAACATCGTATTTGGTGAAGTAGATAGATAA
- a CDS encoding NADH-ubiquinone oxidoreductase subunit E family protein produces the protein MLRYDLRHLKDDFEPRMKEILKSHPAGQVGIFLFEVGDFTPVQRSADLVKESGYELLNSLKFNEVDWTVVVKKS, from the coding sequence ATGTTACGTTACGATTTACGTCATCTTAAAGACGATTTTGAACCAAGAATGAAAGAGATACTAAAATCTCATCCGGCTGGACAAGTCGGGATATTCTTATTTGAAGTGGGTGATTTTACTCCTGTTCAGCGTTCTGCTGACTTGGTAAAAGAATCAGGGTATGAGCTACTAAACTCATTAAAGTTTAACGAAGTCGATTGGACTGTCGTAGTTAAAAAAAGTTAG
- a CDS encoding FAD-dependent oxidoreductase, with amino-acid sequence MSKVYFSTWNGEFINNINKPEDQWEESAYNLPVQYDAHRESKAFIGWDGVAVFNADVDVIRLATEYAAQYQVYSEACGRCAPGRWGGRILYDMLDKIARGEGDISDLDHLKEISKSMQITSKCEIGKTVPNPILDLMTHFEDEFMACINDKKPSKHYDAEINYIAKITAPCTDACPAHVDIPGYIEGVRDLRFDDSLMATRQTMPLAHTCGRVCPHPCEDACRRTNLDEPISIMELKRLGADYETDHGFGFFHPEEQKPKLDKKVAVIGAGPAGLTTAYYLALEGIDVDVYEELPVLGGEVAVGVPEYRMPIDKYNKDIECVKDLGVNFIVNTKVTADMMRQFEKDYDAVMVATGTRISKKVYADNERAEIKGYWGAIDFLDKVNLFEKYGYTIDKADQDENLLTTDYVDLTGKTVVCVGGGFTSMDVVRCSIRANAEKVYMIYRRDERTIINNTTYEEYHEAVEEGVEFLFHSAVAEIKDENDILKSLIVDKFELVPDPNGGRAQLVKIEGASYEIKADYLIPAVSQSADLKLLPEEWEIEMTSWATIKTNGKDYMTSRKGIFASGDCEYGPMTIVNAVGQAKRAASVIARYVQTGEVTLTDDEIMEDHLRKLRVYDKKEKITGWLPGLPREVSVKLDVDDRKYNNKEVNLGFTQEEALSEADRCMRCYYIAMTAV; translated from the coding sequence TTGAGTAAAGTCTATTTTTCCACTTGGAATGGTGAATTTATCAACAACATAAACAAACCTGAAGATCAGTGGGAAGAATCAGCATATAACTTGCCGGTGCAGTACGACGCACACCGTGAATCAAAAGCATTCATCGGTTGGGACGGCGTAGCGGTATTCAATGCAGATGTGGATGTTATACGTCTGGCAACTGAATACGCAGCACAATACCAAGTTTATTCAGAAGCGTGCGGACGCTGTGCACCTGGAAGATGGGGCGGAAGAATACTTTATGATATGCTTGATAAAATTGCTCGCGGTGAGGGTGACATCTCTGATCTAGATCACTTAAAAGAGATCAGTAAAAGTATGCAGATCACTTCAAAGTGTGAGATAGGTAAGACTGTTCCAAATCCTATTTTGGACCTTATGACACATTTTGAAGATGAGTTTATGGCTTGTATCAACGATAAAAAACCATCGAAACATTACGATGCAGAGATCAACTATATAGCAAAGATTACTGCTCCATGTACTGATGCGTGTCCGGCTCATGTCGACATCCCGGGTTATATCGAGGGTGTAAGAGATCTTCGTTTTGACGATTCTCTTATGGCAACGCGTCAGACTATGCCTCTAGCGCATACATGCGGACGTGTTTGTCCGCATCCTTGTGAAGATGCATGTCGCCGTACAAACCTTGATGAGCCTATATCGATCATGGAACTTAAACGTCTTGGAGCCGACTATGAAACGGATCATGGTTTTGGTTTCTTCCACCCGGAAGAACAAAAACCGAAACTTGACAAGAAAGTAGCCGTAATCGGTGCAGGTCCTGCAGGTCTTACGACTGCATATTATCTGGCGCTTGAAGGTATCGATGTCGATGTTTATGAAGAACTTCCGGTTCTTGGCGGTGAAGTCGCTGTCGGTGTCCCTGAATACCGTATGCCGATTGACAAGTACAACAAAGATATCGAATGTGTCAAAGATCTTGGTGTTAATTTTATCGTTAATACGAAAGTCACTGCGGATATGATGCGTCAGTTTGAAAAAGACTATGATGCTGTTATGGTCGCAACGGGTACGAGAATATCTAAGAAAGTATATGCTGATAATGAAAGAGCAGAGATAAAAGGTTACTGGGGAGCGATAGATTTCCTTGATAAAGTAAATCTTTTTGAAAAATACGGTTATACGATCGATAAAGCTGACCAAGATGAGAACCTTTTAACTACTGATTATGTCGATCTGACTGGCAAGACAGTCGTTTGTGTCGGTGGTGGTTTTACATCTATGGACGTTGTTCGTTGTTCGATCCGTGCAAATGCAGAAAAAGTATATATGATCTATCGTAGAGATGAGAGAACTATCATCAACAATACGACATATGAAGAGTATCATGAAGCGGTCGAAGAGGGTGTTGAGTTCCTTTTCCACTCTGCAGTCGCGGAGATAAAAGATGAGAACGATATCTTAAAATCTCTTATCGTCGATAAGTTCGAACTGGTTCCTGATCCAAATGGAGGACGTGCTCAACTTGTGAAGATAGAGGGTGCGTCTTACGAGATCAAAGCTGATTATCTTATCCCGGCGGTAAGTCAAAGTGCCGATCTTAAACTTCTTCCTGAAGAGTGGGAGATCGAGATGACTTCATGGGCGACTATTAAGACAAACGGGAAAGATTATATGACATCTCGCAAAGGCATCTTTGCTTCAGGAGACTGTGAGTATGGTCCGATGACTATCGTTAATGCGGTCGGTCAGGCAAAACGTGCAGCTTCTGTAATAGCAAGATATGTCCAAACGGGTGAAGTGACTTTGACTGATGATGAGATCATGGAAGACCACCTTCGTAAACTTCGTGTCTATGACAAAAAAGAGAAGATCACGGGCTGGCTTCCTGGATTGCCTCGTGAAGTGAGTGTGAAACTTGACGTCGATGACCGTAAGTACAACAACAAAGAGGTGAACTTAGGTTTCACTCAAGAAGAAGCTCTAAGTGAAGCTGACAGATGTATGCGTTGCTACTATATTGCAATGACAGCGGTTTAA
- a CDS encoding NADH-quinone oxidoreductase subunit G: MSNLINFKIDGRAVIAKKGETILTVARREGIYIPTMCYISKTTPCASCRMCVVEAEGVDGLVLSCNTPPTEGIEITTNSDVLHQERTNIMKLYDVNHPLECGVCDKSGECDLQNKTLEFGVAKQNFSARDQHRKIENWGLINYDPSLCILCEKCVHVCNEVIGDDAIDLQFGGYKSKVIPKNSDTLDCTFCGECIAVCPVGALVSSDFKYTANAWELSRVPATCAHCSAGCALEYEVKHTGIASTANSIYRVKNNFEFSSLCGAGRFGFDFDNKASKNEAAFSKAVEAIKGTTAIRFSSMITNEEALILQKLKEKLGIKLYNEDARKFAEFMNAYASVSGKKHHSATLEAVRKSDAVIIIGSMIATDNPVVRYAMTTAAKHNGAKIVYAHPVEDALMQNTITQFLKYEVGTEEGVVALLAKYLLRDADLSDDEKKYFEGLDDGYLSAESNIGEDELELMMKSLTRTKNRVLIIGNDIMAHKEAKNIAKLAAMIEKYSDFSILVVPRDVNTLGVSLTCDLDEDDNSADVVGYNAVGNFVISSLNDADLAVASLNQQEGTFVTIDNRVVPTNAALAFDGYELNDIAKEFGIGKANTVDFTQELPVSSGFKAVDFDSLENFLSNLGDDVRGYLLDEIEVEMNGVLSDVEELPEFNGTIIYNVNPVLQFNAYTNLTKQLEKDTTLRGSAQFAAAAKVSDGDKVEISFGGKSIVRTFKQEESLKGTIALNPTFDFDESTTAYRFQKSKIMRVNHE; the protein is encoded by the coding sequence ATGAGTAATTTGATTAACTTTAAAATTGATGGCAGAGCAGTAATAGCAAAAAAAGGCGAGACTATTTTGACTGTGGCACGTCGCGAGGGGATATATATCCCAACGATGTGTTACATCTCTAAGACTACGCCATGTGCATCTTGCCGTATGTGTGTTGTTGAAGCAGAAGGTGTGGATGGTTTAGTGCTTTCTTGTAATACGCCTCCGACTGAGGGTATCGAGATCACGACTAATAGTGATGTCCTTCATCAAGAACGTACAAACATCATGAAACTTTATGATGTAAACCACCCTTTAGAGTGTGGTGTATGTGACAAATCTGGTGAATGTGATCTGCAAAATAAGACATTAGAGTTTGGTGTTGCAAAGCAGAACTTTTCAGCACGTGATCAACACCGTAAGATAGAGAACTGGGGGCTTATCAACTATGATCCGTCACTTTGTATTCTTTGTGAGAAATGTGTTCACGTATGTAATGAAGTCATCGGTGATGATGCGATCGATCTGCAGTTTGGTGGATATAAATCGAAAGTCATTCCTAAAAACTCTGATACGTTAGACTGTACGTTCTGTGGTGAATGTATCGCAGTTTGTCCTGTGGGTGCACTTGTAAGTTCTGACTTTAAGTACACTGCAAATGCATGGGAACTTTCTCGTGTTCCGGCGACTTGTGCACACTGTTCAGCAGGATGTGCTCTAGAGTATGAAGTAAAACATACAGGTATCGCATCTACGGCAAACAGTATCTACAGAGTGAAAAACAACTTTGAATTCAGTTCACTTTGCGGTGCAGGAAGATTTGGTTTTGACTTTGATAACAAAGCATCTAAGAATGAAGCGGCATTTAGCAAAGCTGTTGAAGCTATTAAAGGTACGACAGCTATCAGATTTAGCTCTATGATAACAAATGAAGAGGCTCTTATCCTTCAAAAGTTAAAAGAGAAACTTGGTATCAAACTTTACAATGAGGATGCAAGAAAATTCGCAGAATTTATGAATGCATATGCAAGTGTTAGCGGTAAAAAACATCACAGTGCGACACTTGAAGCTGTTAGAAAATCAGATGCAGTCATCATCATCGGTTCGATGATAGCGACAGACAATCCTGTTGTAAGATATGCGATGACGACAGCTGCAAAGCATAACGGTGCGAAGATAGTATATGCACATCCGGTAGAAGATGCATTGATGCAAAACACGATCACTCAGTTCTTAAAATATGAAGTAGGGACTGAAGAGGGCGTTGTAGCACTATTGGCAAAATACCTTCTTCGCGATGCAGATCTGAGCGATGACGAGAAAAAATACTTTGAAGGTCTTGATGACGGATATCTAAGTGCTGAAAGTAACATCGGTGAAGATGAACTTGAGCTTATGATGAAGTCACTGACAAGAACAAAAAACAGAGTACTGATTATCGGAAACGATATTATGGCTCATAAAGAGGCAAAAAATATAGCAAAACTAGCGGCTATGATCGAAAAATACAGTGACTTCTCGATCCTTGTAGTACCGCGTGATGTAAACACGCTGGGTGTCAGTCTTACATGTGATCTTGATGAAGACGATAACTCTGCTGACGTAGTTGGATATAATGCTGTCGGTAATTTTGTTATATCAAGCCTGAATGATGCTGACTTGGCAGTGGCTTCTCTTAACCAGCAAGAGGGGACGTTCGTTACGATTGACAATCGTGTAGTCCCTACAAATGCAGCACTTGCATTTGATGGTTATGAGTTAAATGATATTGCAAAAGAGTTTGGTATCGGCAAAGCAAATACAGTAGATTTTACGCAAGAGTTACCTGTAAGTAGTGGATTTAAAGCTGTTGATTTTGATAGTCTTGAAAACTTTTTATCAAATTTAGGGGATGACGTAAGAGGTTATCTGTTGGATGAGATCGAAGTTGAGATGAACGGCGTATTAAGTGATGTAGAAGAACTTCCTGAGTTTAACGGAACGATTATCTATAACGTAAATCCTGTGTTACAGTTTAACGCTTATACAAATCTTACTAAACAGCTTGAAAAGGATACGACTTTAAGGGGATCGGCACAATTTGCAGCTGCTGCAAAAGTAAGTGACGGAGATAAAGTCGAGATCAGTTTCGGCGGTAAAAGTATCGTTCGTACATTCAAACAAGAGGAATCTTTAAAAGGGACAATCGCTTTAAATCCTACATTTGATTTTGATGAAAGTACAACTGCATACAGATTTCAAAAATCTAAAATTATGAGAGTGAATCATGAGTAA
- a CDS encoding NADH-quinone oxidoreductase subunit G — MSNITINIDGREIQTTEGEFILNAARANDIFIPAICYLTRCSPTLACRICLVEADGKQVYACNAKAKDGMNITTSTENIETERRAIMEVYDVNHPLQCGVCDQSGECELQNYTLEMGVDSQSYAIKDVKREVKDWGHIHYDPGLCIVCERCVTVCKDMIGDNSLKTVARGADAIDNEYKESMPKDAYAMWNKLNKSVIGLTSGEEMLDCTSCGECASVCPVGALVDTHFMYESNAWELRQVPATCGHCSAGCQINYDIKHTDIENSDDKIYRVMNEWNYVSLCGAGRYGYDYQNTVEGKDETAFAAALEAFQKADTIEFTSTITNEEALILQSLKEKFGYKLVNNEAKSFQTFLNDYSEVSGKSLYGSDLHEAHAADFIISVGTALKSDNPNARYAFNNSMTLNKGAGLYFHPVKDPVIEGMGKNVMSINHAPLQEEAVLYLLLDLFADKSKLPASVAEYIASFHSEKTITVEETIKEKVVEIVKVKKVNEETGEEEEVEEEKSTMVPKKVSKEVQVDENRLLEILGAPANFTESLEKFLAKKENFSLIVGPDLYTHPNAKNLARLVALIEKYSAFKLVMIPSLTNTLGVSLICELDDAKGSYTVGYNTKGDFTLSALGNGDLDMPALNQQEGTLTSIDKRVNPTNAALPHKGYVLNDIANALGLASKYTVDYTQKLPVTKGFKAELFDNLPNHYENDGTEVRGYVLENKDVKTTGDESVEAISEAKLEGTLIYLANPVRQFTEFTNKTTNLKEEAGIYMSASFLESSDFNEGDMVKVKTESGEVSTKIISDNKIEGAIATLPTFDSNLNSESLFSGYRFTQATIQGV; from the coding sequence ATGAGTAATATTACGATTAATATAGATGGTCGCGAAATACAAACGACTGAAGGGGAGTTTATATTAAATGCTGCACGTGCAAATGACATATTTATTCCGGCAATATGTTATCTTACACGTTGTAGTCCGACTTTAGCATGCCGTATCTGTCTCGTTGAGGCAGACGGTAAACAGGTATATGCTTGTAATGCTAAAGCAAAAGATGGTATGAACATCACGACATCGACTGAAAATATTGAGACGGAACGTCGTGCAATAATGGAAGTCTATGATGTAAACCATCCTTTGCAGTGCGGTGTCTGTGACCAATCAGGGGAATGTGAACTTCAAAACTATACATTGGAGATGGGTGTAGATTCTCAAAGCTATGCTATCAAAGATGTTAAAAGAGAAGTAAAAGACTGGGGACATATACATTACGATCCGGGTCTTTGTATAGTTTGTGAAAGATGTGTGACTGTCTGTAAAGATATGATAGGTGACAACTCTTTAAAAACTGTAGCCCGCGGTGCTGATGCTATCGATAACGAGTATAAAGAAAGTATGCCTAAAGATGCTTATGCAATGTGGAATAAGCTTAACAAATCTGTTATCGGTCTGACAAGCGGCGAAGAGATGCTTGATTGTACATCTTGTGGGGAGTGTGCATCTGTTTGTCCTGTCGGAGCGCTTGTTGATACTCACTTTATGTATGAGTCAAATGCTTGGGAACTTCGTCAAGTACCTGCAACTTGCGGTCACTGTAGTGCAGGCTGTCAAATTAACTATGACATCAAACACACAGATATCGAAAACTCAGATGATAAGATATACCGTGTTATGAACGAATGGAACTATGTATCACTATGTGGAGCCGGACGTTACGGATATGATTATCAAAACACTGTCGAAGGTAAAGATGAGACTGCATTCGCTGCTGCATTAGAAGCGTTCCAAAAAGCGGATACTATCGAGTTTACTTCGACTATCACAAATGAAGAAGCATTGATACTTCAATCGTTAAAAGAAAAATTCGGATACAAGCTTGTTAACAACGAAGCAAAATCATTCCAAACTTTCTTAAATGATTACAGTGAAGTAAGCGGGAAGTCACTTTACGGAAGCGATCTTCATGAAGCTCACGCAGCAGATTTCATTATCTCTGTCGGAACAGCGCTAAAATCTGATAATCCGAATGCAAGATATGCATTTAACAACTCTATGACACTTAATAAAGGTGCCGGACTTTATTTCCATCCGGTTAAAGATCCTGTTATCGAAGGCATGGGTAAAAATGTGATGAGCATCAATCATGCTCCATTGCAAGAAGAAGCGGTTCTATATCTTTTACTTGACCTGTTCGCAGATAAATCAAAATTGCCGGCAAGCGTAGCTGAGTATATAGCGTCATTCCATTCAGAAAAGACGATCACGGTAGAAGAGACTATAAAAGAAAAAGTAGTCGAGATCGTAAAAGTCAAAAAAGTAAATGAAGAGACGGGTGAAGAGGAAGAGGTAGAGGAAGAAAAATCTACTATGGTCCCTAAAAAAGTATCTAAAGAGGTTCAAGTAGATGAAAACCGTCTTTTAGAGATACTTGGCGCACCAGCAAATTTTACGGAAAGTCTAGAGAAGTTCTTAGCGAAGAAAGAGAATTTCTCACTTATCGTAGGACCGGATCTTTATACGCATCCAAATGCAAAAAACCTAGCAAGACTTGTAGCACTTATTGAAAAATACAGCGCATTCAAACTTGTTATGATCCCGTCACTTACAAATACATTAGGTGTATCACTGATCTGTGAACTTGATGATGCCAAAGGCAGCTACACTGTTGGATATAACACGAAAGGTGACTTTACTCTTAGCGCATTAGGTAACGGCGATTTAGATATGCCGGCACTGAATCAGCAAGAGGGGACTCTTACAAGTATAGACAAACGTGTTAACCCGACAAATGCTGCTTTACCTCATAAAGGTTATGTGCTAAATGACATTGCAAATGCTTTAGGTCTTGCATCTAAGTATACGGTAGATTACACGCAGAAACTTCCTGTTACTAAAGGGTTTAAAGCAGAGTTGTTTGACAACCTGCCAAACCATTATGAGAATGACGGTACGGAAGTAAGAGGATATGTGTTAGAAAATAAAGACGTGAAGACAACTGGCGATGAAAGTGTTGAAGCTATATCAGAAGCTAAACTGGAAGGAACTCTAATCTATTTGGCAAATCCTGTCCGCCAGTTCACTGAGTTTACAAATAAAACGACTAACCTTAAAGAGGAAGCGGGTATCTACATGAGCGCGTCTTTCCTGGAATCGAGTGATTTCAATGAGGGAGATATGGTTAAAGTGAAGACTGAGTCCGGTGAAGTAAGTACTAAGATCATCAGTGACAACAAAATAGAAGGTGCGATAGCGACTCTTCCTACTTTTGATTCAAATCTAAATTCAGAAAGCTTGTTTAGCGGCTACCGCTTTACTCAAGCTACAATACAAGGGGTGTAA
- the nuoH gene encoding NADH-quinone oxidoreductase subunit NuoH, translated as MDMAYLIETIVKIVVIMLIFSALAGLGTYFERKVLAFMQRRLGPMSVGPYGLLQVAADGIKLFTKEDIIPTNVVAPIFKFAPVITAATAFMAAAAIPFWPQFTVFGYTVHPIVADTEIGLLYVLAVMAIGLYGLLLGGMASANKFSLISAARTSAIFISYEVVTGLSLLAPIMIVGSFSLIDFNNYQVGGITHWLVWTQPVAFILFWIAAFAETGRTPFHLIANDHEIIDGFGTEYSGMRWGLFFIGEYANMFFISFVIALVFLGGFGDGGVMGALALIAKVAFFFFFFLWTRAAWPDVRPDQLMWLCWKVLMPIAVINVVVTGLVMMF; from the coding sequence ATGGATATGGCATATTTAATCGAAACGATAGTAAAGATCGTTGTAATTATGTTGATCTTTTCTGCATTAGCAGGATTGGGTACATATTTTGAGCGTAAGGTTCTTGCATTTATGCAACGCCGTTTAGGGCCGATGAGTGTCGGACCTTACGGACTTTTACAAGTTGCCGCAGACGGTATTAAACTATTTACGAAAGAGGATATTATTCCTACAAACGTAGTAGCACCGATATTTAAGTTTGCACCGGTCATCACTGCTGCAACAGCATTTATGGCAGCAGCTGCGATCCCGTTTTGGCCGCAGTTCACTGTATTTGGTTATACGGTTCATCCGATCGTTGCAGATACTGAGATAGGACTTTTATATGTACTTGCTGTAATGGCGATCGGTCTGTACGGGCTTTTACTTGGCGGTATGGCTTCTGCAAATAAGTTTTCACTTATCTCAGCAGCTCGTACATCTGCGATATTTATCTCTTATGAGGTAGTAACAGGATTGTCACTGCTTGCACCGATCATGATCGTTGGATCGTTTTCACTGATCGATTTTAATAACTATCAAGTAGGCGGGATAACACATTGGTTAGTATGGACTCAACCGGTGGCATTCATCCTTTTCTGGATAGCTGCATTTGCTGAAACTGGTCGTACACCGTTTCACCTTATCGCGAACGATCACGAGATCATCGACGGTTTCGGTACTGAGTACTCTGGTATGAGATGGGGTCTTTTCTTCATCGGTGAGTATGCGAATATGTTCTTTATCTCGTTTGTGATCGCTTTAGTGTTCTTAGGCGGATTTGGAGATGGTGGAGTTATGGGTGCTTTAGCATTGATCGCTAAAGTCGCATTTTTCTTTTTCTTCTTCTTATGGACTAGAGCTGCATGGCCTGACGTAAGACCGGATCAATTGATGTGGTTATGTTGGAAAGTGCTTATGCCGATAGCTGTAATAAACGTAGTCGTTACCGGCTTAGTTATGATGTTTTAA
- the nuoI gene encoding NADH-quinone oxidoreductase subunit NuoI: MSIEQFKNRNVGDDYFLVDIEDYPTDGWGKFKRVVKRTFKGELFVGLWVVLREMIKFDIHTVQYPKEKMPIGPRYRAVHEMKRLWESGTERCIGCGLCEKICISNCIRMETRIDENSRKEVSEYSINLGRCIFCGYCAEVCPELAITHGPRYENGSEQRAHFVMYEDMLTPIDMLKAGQQQEFEGFGAVTPHEDERVKKTPLAY; the protein is encoded by the coding sequence ATGAGTATAGAACAATTTAAAAACAGAAATGTAGGCGATGATTACTTTTTAGTAGACATCGAAGATTATCCGACTGACGGTTGGGGTAAATTCAAACGTGTAGTAAAACGTACATTCAAAGGCGAGCTTTTTGTCGGTCTTTGGGTAGTTTTACGCGAGATGATCAAGTTTGATATCCATACAGTCCAATATCCAAAAGAGAAGATGCCGATAGGTCCAAGATACCGTGCGGTTCACGAGATGAAACGTCTTTGGGAATCTGGTACTGAGAGATGTATCGGTTGTGGACTTTGTGAGAAGATCTGTATCTCTAACTGTATCCGTATGGAGACTCGTATAGATGAGAATTCTCGTAAAGAGGTAAGTGAATACAGCATCAATCTTGGACGTTGTATCTTCTGTGGTTATTGTGCAGAGGTCTGTCCTGAGCTTGCGATCACACATGGACCGAGATATGAGAATGGAAGTGAGCAAAGAGCGCACTTTGTAATGTATGAGGATATGTTAACACCGATCGACATGCTTAAAGCTGGTCAGCAGCAAGAGTTTGAAGGTTTCGGTGCAGTAACACCACATGAAGATGAGCGTGTCAAAAAGACACCTCTAGCATATTAA
- a CDS encoding NADH-quinone oxidoreductase subunit J, which yields MFEAIAFYLFAILTIVMFYIVVTTKQALFALTALAAGMIFISAFFFILGADFLGVVQIIVYTGAVMALYAFGMMFFDTTREVKEKNGSSLIIMGLSILSAVFVVAIFSAPIIGSNIESLYPTIEGATNSQSVGMVLFTKYLVPFELAAVMLLVAMVAGIVLAGKKMDRSLTLMAEEEILLSQEANKKVIL from the coding sequence ATGTTTGAAGCAATAGCTTTTTATCTGTTTGCAATTTTGACAATTGTTATGTTTTACATCGTTGTAACAACAAAACAAGCACTATTTGCACTGACTGCGTTGGCAGCCGGGATGATTTTTATATCGGCATTTTTCTTTATTTTAGGTGCTGATTTCCTTGGAGTTGTCCAGATTATCGTTTATACAGGAGCTGTAATGGCTCTATATGCTTTTGGTATGATGTTTTTCGATACGACAAGAGAAGTGAAAGAGAAAAACGGTTCATCTCTTATTATCATGGGATTATCGATTTTATCTGCGGTATTTGTAGTAGCTATATTCTCTGCTCCGATCATCGGTTCAAATATAGAGTCTCTTTATCCTACCATAGAGGGTGCGACTAACTCTCAATCTGTGGGTATGGTTCTATTTACTAAATATCTTGTTCCGTTTGAACTTGCAGCGGTCATGTTACTTGTAGCCATGGTTGCGGGTATCGTACTTGCAGGTAAGAAAATGGATAGATCATTAACTCTTATGGCTGAAGAGGAGATATTACTGTCTCAAGAAGCTAACAAAAAGGTGATTTTATGA
- the nuoK gene encoding NADH-quinone oxidoreductase subunit NuoK: protein MMEIGLTHYLILATILFSIGLIGVMRRKNLLMLFFATEILLNAVNVGFAAISHYYNDLTGQMFAFFIIAIAASEVAVGLGLLIVWHKRNGNINLDTMSSMRG, encoded by the coding sequence ATGATGGAAATCGGTTTAACACACTATCTAATATTAGCAACGATCCTTTTTTCAATTGGTTTGATCGGGGTTATGAGACGTAAGAATCTTTTGATGCTGTTTTTTGCAACGGAGATTTTATTAAACGCAGTAAATGTCGGTTTTGCGGCTATTTCACATTACTATAACGACCTAACAGGTCAAATGTTTGCGTTTTTTATCATCGCTATCGCTGCATCTGAAGTTGCTGTAGGGCTGGGACTGCTTATCGTTTGGCATAAACGTAACGGTAATATTAATCTTGACACTATGTCATCAATGAGAGGATAA